AACCTGCTACAGAGCAGACAAAGATACAGTGCTGTGTAGTAAGACTTGCGGAGGCagtttatgtgtgtatattgtaGAATGATGCAGTAATGCTGTGTTGGTGTTGTTTGCCAATAGTGGAGTTTATAATTGTGAAGTGCCAATCATTCTATCTGCCAAGGTAGATCACGGCCATTGTTATTGTTGCTGTGTATATACTCCCTCGTGCAGACACTTAAGGATGTGCTATGAAAACTGTACAGTGCTATCAGCGAGCAACAAACAACCCTGATGGCTTTTTCATAATGTCCGGTGACTTTAATCATGCAAACTTAAAGACAGTTTTGCCAAAGTTCTATCAACACGTGAACTTTGCAACAAGAGAAAACAACACATTGGACATGGTTTACAGAACAGGAAGAAATGCATACAAAGCTAACCCCCGCCCCCATCTCGGGTACTCAGGCCACATCTCTGTTATGCTAATACCAgcatacatttgtatttgtaagtTGAAATTAACACTCACAGCTttgatgtgaaaagctgaataCAGTTTGGTTATTTTACTGGTTAATAGTTAAACTTAAGGTGTTTGATCACATTTGACTGCAAATGAGCTTGCAGCTATTTCATCGACTTGATAGCACAGATactaattaaactgcactgagctggatgatgacatcattgaattcaatgatgaactccaattttgctttattgacacactattttcctttgtaatgctgttcagttgcttttaaCAATCTATGTTGTTAAtagggctatataaataaaggtgacatgacTTGACGTGATTACAcagtttcttgttttatttttacatttgattataacatttttgtaatatttcttaaataaaccTACTTGTTTCTTTGACTGTTACAATTTTGTTCTCTAATCTAATAGTAGTGAACAGAAGTGTTCTAAGGATCTGTGTTAGTCCTTTGCATGTAAATTGATGACATCATTATGCATCATAATCAGAATGAGTCAGTCTGATCCAGTCACTGTATAAATGTAAGGACAGTAAGCAGAGCAGAACAAACACCTTACAGAAGGAGATTCACTCATGGCCTATGAAACAGAGGATCATATGACTCAATACTGCTTTCCTGCCCTCAACTCATCATGTATCAAAGGAATGCGCTCTACATATGAATACAatattatgtttgtgtttttctcattACTGTCAGTGTGGACTGTGTTTCTGAACCTGCTGGTGATCATCTCAATCTCTCACTTCAAAAAGCTTCACACTCCAACCAACCTGCTCATTCTCTCTCTGGCTGTGGCTGACATGCTTGTTGGACTTATCGTGATGCCCATAGAGGCTACTAGGCTCATTGAAACATGTTGGTACTTTGGAGACATTTTCTGTAGGCTATTTTTAACGATAATGGGACTTCTCTTCTCAGCATCTCTTGGTAATTTGGTTTTAATTGCTATTGATCGATTTGTGGCTGTGTGTCACCCTTTATTGTACCCACAGAAAATAACCACAACTAAAGCATTAATCATTGTCAGTCTTTGCTGGTTTTGCTCTTCAGTTTATAACATTGCAATAGTTACGAGTATTTCACACAAGAAATATGCATGTTATGGAGAATGTACAATTATGATTACGTCTGACTGGACAGTCATTGATCTATTCTTTTCTTTCTTGATTCCTTGTACCATTATCATAACCTTATATTTGAGGATATTTTATGTTGCACATCAGCAAGTGAAAGTCATAAACTCACTGGTGAAGTGTGGAAAACATGTAAATGAGGGTTCTGTGAAGAGGAAATCTGAAAgaaaagctgctctgacattAGGAATAATTGTCACAATTTATCTAGTGTGCTGGATTCCCttctttattttgtctttaaCAGGAAACACAGGAATTGCTTCCACCACAGCCTATATTCTATTATGGATTTTGTATATTAACTCAGGTCTGAATCCTCTTATCTATGCTTTATTTTACCCCTGGTTTAAAATTTCAGTTAAACACATCTTATCTTGTAAAATATTTCACCAAGCATAATATCTTTTTTTACTTGACCATAATAATGAATAGGATTCACTTTCATTCATTTCTCCTCAATGGGTCAGTGGagtcattacaaaatattattaatggcAAAACAATTCTATGATTataataaaaagcttttaatttgACAGGGATTCAGAAATTGTTTCAGTCAATTATTTATAACAGGAAGAAAATTCAAATAGTGCAAAGTGGTGCATGTATTTACATGCTACTGCAGATCAGGGATtttcaaccctgctcctggaaaGCTACTGTGCTGCAGACTTCAGTcgcaaccctgctccaacacacatctCTGTAATTATCAAGTAACCCTGATTACCTTGATTAGATGGTTAAGGGTGTTTTGGAATTGTAGCTGAAATCTGCAGGACTGTAgctaaaaaagaataatattaataataataataaatcataagagTAGACGTAATGTCAGTTTATTCAGCATACATCCATGTTATATGAGAAAGCATAGCAGAAAAATATCATATAACCATGTCAGTCTGTAGATGAACAGATGAGTATGATGAAAATGTGAGCAGAAAGAAATAGTTCACTGCACTGTATCATATATAAATCTGCTTTGAATTATAGTTTTGTAGCACAAAAGCTAAACCATATTAAGTTAAACCACATATATAATTGTGATTCACCTATCAGCTGAAagaacatttaaagtaaattacagtaaattaataattatttactgaACCTCTATGTTGCATTAGAGTGGACAGAAGAGTGAGTTTGCAAGCCTGACTGGTGTGTATAAATGATGGATCAGGAACAAGGGTGAACATAGTAAATGGCCAGAAGTCAGTACTAGATCTTAAATTGGTATCAGAAAATATGGCAAACATTTGTACGTGGAAATTTTTTAAGGAAACAACTGTAGGGAGTGATCATTATCCAGTAAAAAGCATAATTGGTGTAAGAATACAAAAGGCAGAACAAGGAAACCTAGAAAGATTTAAATTAAAGAATGCAGGATGGGAAGTATTCAGTTATATTTGTAGTTATAGAATTACTGAAATGGATGACCAGGAAGATGGAATAGaagaatataatgaaaaaataagtaatattatacataaaacaGTGACAGAGATAATAGGAACCGTAAGCAAAAGGAAGTCAGTTCCATAGTGGAATAAAGTGTGAAGAAGTTGTACAACAAAGGAATAAAGCATTTAAGAAAGTTAAATGATTGTATCTATACTCGGACCTTAAAAAGTAGACAAGCACAAGCTATAGTAAGGAAAACTATAAAAACAGCTAAAAGAAACTATTGGAGaaattactgtaataatattggACGGGTATACAGATTTCAGATATTTGGAGTAGGATTCGAAAGATGAGAGGTATTTGCAAGAATTTTAACATGCCAGTATTAAAGAATGGAAATGAAATTACAGTTTCAAATAAAGAGAAGGCAGAGATGCTAAAGTATTTGCAAAAGTAAATTGTAGCAGTAATTTGACTGAAGTGGCTAAGGAGTGTAGAGAGTGGAAACCCTCTAGATGCAGATTTGACactttatgaattaaaaatagtgtgacgagtggggcggggccgagagacatgggcacgaggagtgaggccaggtgttaTATGCGGATGATGGGGCTCTTTGGAAAAGAGGTGAAATGTATCATATACAGTTAAGAATATTAGATTTGCTTTGCTGAAATATCTTAAAGATACTGGAAATTATATAAGCATataatcatgtttatttatttatttatttatgactacaaatattattatttagtatgatatacaaattatatatttgataCATGCATCGATGCTCCAAACTGTAGCGGATCTGACCCGATTCAGACAAATAAAAGGGTCGAacaggactgtggttgaaacatgagccaaattcctcaggaagGCAACCGGAGGTCATAAATCAGTCatagtgccacaagtcagaaacaagttaaccaaccaaccaaatctttcacagaacagctttcgacattaacaccattagaacaattattgacaatttcaattcggagaagagattgtcaaatttggggcaagtaattgagatgcaacgccggacatcacatgtaaacccatgagagtactacacaagatcctttggattgacttcccccagcagaaccagactgcaATTCCTAAGGGTGTGGCCTTTTGACCTCTCAGAAATCTTGGTCAagagaatggcacagaaactgtcttttctacatatatatggatcaaaatgaactcaaaaagacttctaaatgaatatcagtccattgcttcactccatattcatttatatgtaaaccacacatttgactaacatgttataatcacttattgtgtatgtcttttaataactattagatagcttaaggatacatattcatgtctagtatgtgtgtgttcgaatctgttagcttgaaacagtcctgaccatcagttatttgtcaaatgtatcatatttttgttttaggaatcctgtccaaaattatacccttcAAGACCTGGAAAATGGggaccacgtgcttgataagataatatatgatttatgatacccccgagccaagacgatatctgattggtcaagacaacatttgaggtgtggccaacaggccagtttaaatacttaggacaccataaaatttagctttttagcttttagcttgcgTTAAGCTTTTGCTATTAATCATGTCTGGTTTTTAGCTTTTAGCCTTTGTTAAGCTTTTGttattagtcatgtctgcttttagcttgtagctttgcttcctAGCTTTTCCTTCTAGtgatgcttttagtcatcactgttctttgagcgcagttccagcgtgcttcggcctgcacgcctgctgctacttagccacgatgagaagaaacaccacctagtctcgtcaaactttacttcttttcttttccgtttgagagttttatgttctgagttaagtcaaccagcccacacaactctgcatcgtcagccaacgcccaaccacaggcttcccaagacgtcacttcagcaactactgaacttccagccaatcagcgacatcgggaacCCCCTTTTCTACGACAACAAAGGGGACTCCCTttacacaggagacgcaagtaactttacctccagagtctgacctttactggtgtatctaatataattttaacctcattgagaactcaatgcgagggctaattaagtgattgatggttgttcatgtctatgcagtttaacatattgctgtaaacttgggattgcACATTTGCATTcacttaaactcatctttccctaactttcgatcttcctgcaacttgtgtgaatgtgtgagtgcatgcgtttatgtgttagattagtttatatgtcttagatttatctaataaagccttattcatattgaaaagagaagcatcttgtgttttgtgctttaaAGTTaagccgatcttgttactgtgctaattgatattgttttcactatactttggatattaatatccagggcagatttgatgttaaacggctcatcCAGTGAATCAATGggcatctcagtgatcagccgtgaaacagtgattctgttcaaattccctttaaaatcttaaatgattccctttgagctaaattgacctgtttcccttacaacacTCCAGTTCAGTTGGTAGTGGCAATGCACTAGTAAACTAGTCTGCCAACCGCcaataaacagaaagaaagaagaaagatgtgttcaggccaggactcttgtcaaacatgtgaagttcggtgcagattggacattgctagcctgagttacagcaacttcctttttcactgcattAGTAGCATGCTAAGTGTTGCTAAGATGTTTTAGTATGTTTCTGgaatgttgccagcctatttaacacttgttgacgTGTTTCAATATGTTCCTAGGTATCCATAACTGTGTTAacaatgtcacttcctgttgacagcagatggcactatgactataactgaatttgggaaTGGGTGTTTGTTCACGACAGAACACTTATCAAacttgtgaagtttggggcagatcagaCATTGCTTTCCtaagttacagcaacttcctctTTCCTGGCGAAACATCTAATTTGTTAGGCTGCCAGGGCCACGCCCCAGggcgaaaactcaagatcttcacgaTTTACTgtcacaaaggtcttatgatgaccctcaccaaattaGCAGATgatccgattaaaactgtaggaggagtttgtCAAAGTACTAGGCATGAAAatggcaacaacaaaaaaatgcacaaaaatcatacagtatattcaaaataatgtacttcctgttgggatttggattttgtaccaaggtaattttttgtaggtaatggtgggctacatgtgtataccaattttcatGCATGTACGTAAAACGTAGTttgaggcgcactccgtttaaattttcaggtggcgctatcaagccattttgccacacccaattctgaaacctatatcagatgtcAGTTTTCACCAGTTCtgagttttgtgtttgtgtgtttcacaataatggacatggaatatTGACGTATAAGTAAAGTGATTGAAAGAACAGAAAGAAGAAATCTCCAGCAAAAACTGGCaatgctacatttgctacaagtgacTGCACTTCAGCATCTTCCCATTCATCACTGTTCATTATACTTgcaaaataagttgacacaatgtttaaaatatgtttacactGCGTTTTAAATCATGGTGGGTGAGGGCATTTTCGAACACGTCTGGCGAATCAATGTCTACTTAAATCATAGATAGTACCGATTGTCCTGGTTAGATCCTGCTCcagagctaatttggttcttgaAAAAGACAGTCCTGTACTAAATTCACACCCAGTTCTGGCAGTCTGAAAACCCCCAAACGTAGGTAGTTCCACTATTAGTTCTGGTGCTATGAAAAGGTTCCCCTGGTGCAAAAGGACCTACTGATGAGGAAACAAGACAAAGGTAAATGCAATCAGAGATGATGAGTATGGCAAATGATTATGTGAACTGTATTCTGTGAGAGTGGCAAGAGTCAAAGGTGGAGTGCCCCCTGATGGAGTTCATAGGTGTTTAATTCTATTCTCTCTCATTAATAGAATGTATCATTAACGCCAAAATAGCGTACTCTTTATTGAACACAGCTAAACCCATGGTCAGTAACACTGAGACTGTCAAACAGGAAGTCTTCCGGTGTGGCACCGAATACAGTCCATAATGCAACAACACTAATTACAACAATAGGCACTCCAGCTGAAGATCGGgacaaaaaaacttaatttttatgaTTGCATTCTGCAATTCAGTCTGCATTTTATGCACCACGAAAATCATTGCGCTCTATATAAGCTATTTATATATGCATGAATTCAATGTAAGTGAATAGTCTGAgcagatgtatatattttttattattattattattttttgtgtgtgtgtgtgtgtgtgagtgtgtgtgtgtgtgtgtgtgtgtgtgtgtgtgtgtgtgtgtgtgtatttatggggAAAAGCATGCCATTATGTCATTTTTTAGTGGGCAGTAGATGGGTGGGTTTGATCCAGACAATTATAAAAGAAAGGACAGTAAGAAGAGCAGAACAAACTCCTAACAGGAGGAGACTCACACATGGCCTATGAGACAGAGGATCATGAGATTCAATACTGCTTTCCTGCTATCAACTCATCATGTATCAAGGGAAAACGCTCCAGTTATGATTACTATTTTATGTACATGTTTTTTTCACTTCTGTCAGCAGGTACTGTGTTTCTGAACCTGCTGGtgatcatctccatctctcacttcaAGAAGCTTCACACTCCAACCAACCTGATCATTCTCTCTCTGGCTGTTGCTGATATGCTTGTTGGACTAATTGTCATGCCTATACAGGCCATCAAGTTGATTGAGACTTGCTGGCACTTCGGAGACACTTTCTGTAGACTGTTTATGTTAATCATGGGACTGCTTCTCACAGCATCTCTCAGTAATGTAGTTTTAATTGCCATTGATCGTTTTGTGGCTGTGTGTCACCCTTTACAGTACCCACAGAAAATAACCATGATTAGAATGTTAATAATTATCTTTCTTTGCTGGTGTTTTTCTTCAGCTTATAATATTGCAATTGTAATAAGTATTTCACACAGAGCAGATGTGTGTTATGGTGAATGTATTATTATGCTTACATTTAAATGGAGAgtaattgatttaatattttccttCTTGTTTCCCTGTACCCTaatcataattttacatttaaggaTATTTTTATGTTGCACAAAAGCAAGTGAAAGTCATAAACTCTCAAATGAAGAGTGGTAAATGTTTAACGGAGGGTTCAGTAAGGAGGAAATCTGAGAGCAAAGCTGCTTTGACATTAGGAATCATTGTGGCAATTCATCTGCTTTGCTGGATTCCATACTATATCTTGACTCTAACTGAAAACACAGCAATCCCACCCAACATACTCTATTGTCTAATTTGGGTCTTATATGTTAACTCATGTGTGAATCCTCTtatatatgctttattttaccCCTGGTTTagaaaatcaattaaatacatcTTAACTTTTAGAATATTTCAGCCAGCATCCTCTCGGGTCGATATTTTTACAAATCAACCTTCTTGATATCTTTAACACTATTTGTGCCTAAAATCAGTAAATCAATTCCTAATAAAGTACACTATACATTGTAATTTAGAAtgcatttgatatatttttttttttaataatgaatctATGTctcaaataaattgaacttgttTTATAAGTTTGTTTATAGAGACTGTAACCTTACATGattaaaactgatcttgaaaaactgagcgtccacattgctacattaaactctgtaaaatgccatgcacttaatgcctcatctgcggtcaatcttcaataaggttcattacctaactacattagttaacatatataaataccataataatgaacaatatttccacaacATTATTGCCGgtagccatatcaccctggagcccaagaccggttgcccactgaagctaagcagggctgagcctggtcagaagctggatgggagaccgcctgggaaaactagg
Above is a window of Carassius auratus strain Wakin chromosome 35, ASM336829v1, whole genome shotgun sequence DNA encoding:
- the LOC113053924 gene encoding trace amine-associated receptor 13c-like, with the protein product MAYETEDHMTQYCFPALNSSCIKGMRSTYEYNIMFVFFSLLSVWTVFLNLLVIISISHFKKLHTPTNLLILSLAVADMLVGLIVMPIEATRLIETCWYFGDIFCRLFLTIMGLLFSASLGNLVLIAIDRFVAVCHPLLYPQKITTTKALIIVSLCWFCSSVYNIAIVTSISHKKYACYGECTIMITSDWTVIDLFFSFLIPCTIIITLYLRIFYVAHQQVKVINSLVKCGKHVNEGSVKRKSERKAALTLGIIVTIYLVCWIPFFILSLTGNTGIASTTAYILLWILYINSGLNPLIYALFYPWFKISVKHILSCKIFHQA